The Microbacterium sp. SORGH_AS_0862 genome has a segment encoding these proteins:
- a CDS encoding S8 family serine peptidase, whose translation MSPRPLRRLAAAVTAATVAGVLLGAVPVEAPAASAQSSQGCNAATRIGAAPPALSMLQSELAWNITRGAGVTVAVVDSGVLAINPHLVDAFAGGVNLVGDGQAPDGSTDVYGHGTAIAGQIAARKLDASGVEGLAPEAKILSVRVFAGDDKQTAEAGFGPQIGKLAAGIRWAADAGAQIINVSMSTTDDVPEVADAVAYATSRGSLVIGSSGNRNNVLSLVQTEADVPRYPANYPGVLGVAATDLQGVVTDDSIHGSHVAIAAPGQSIITTSQLGGDCVYADSAPATSYSAGYVSAAAALVAAAHPDETPAEWAYRLTATAVRSDPDSRDDRAGWGVVQPYDAIVMQPGPGLRGPASPFPGSEVAAPEQPAADPVTVVHKPAPDEEAILFGTTAAVGALIAIGGAGALGVFVSRRRQAATSAQQVRRGGGLYRDDAPRD comes from the coding sequence ATGAGTCCGCGTCCCCTGCGACGGCTCGCGGCAGCGGTCACCGCTGCGACCGTGGCGGGTGTGCTGCTGGGCGCCGTCCCGGTGGAGGCACCCGCCGCATCCGCACAGTCGTCACAGGGCTGCAATGCGGCGACGCGCATCGGCGCAGCACCTCCGGCCCTGTCGATGCTGCAGAGCGAGCTGGCGTGGAACATCACGCGAGGCGCGGGCGTGACGGTCGCGGTCGTCGACTCGGGCGTCCTGGCGATCAACCCGCATCTGGTCGACGCGTTCGCGGGCGGAGTGAATCTCGTCGGCGACGGCCAGGCGCCCGACGGATCGACCGACGTGTACGGTCACGGCACGGCCATCGCCGGGCAGATCGCCGCACGCAAACTCGACGCCTCGGGTGTCGAAGGCCTCGCCCCGGAAGCGAAGATCCTTTCGGTGCGGGTCTTCGCCGGCGACGACAAGCAGACCGCGGAAGCGGGCTTCGGGCCGCAGATCGGCAAGCTGGCCGCCGGCATCCGCTGGGCGGCCGACGCCGGCGCGCAGATCATCAACGTGTCTATGAGCACGACCGACGACGTGCCCGAAGTGGCGGATGCGGTCGCCTACGCGACCTCGCGCGGCAGCCTCGTGATCGGCAGCTCCGGAAACCGCAACAACGTCCTCTCGCTCGTGCAGACCGAGGCGGACGTCCCCCGCTACCCGGCGAACTACCCCGGGGTGCTCGGAGTCGCCGCCACGGATCTGCAGGGCGTCGTCACCGACGACAGCATCCACGGCTCGCATGTGGCGATCGCCGCTCCCGGACAGAGCATCATCACGACATCCCAGCTCGGCGGCGACTGCGTGTACGCCGACAGCGCCCCGGCCACCAGCTACTCCGCGGGATACGTCTCAGCGGCGGCGGCGCTCGTCGCCGCCGCGCACCCCGACGAGACCCCCGCCGAGTGGGCCTACCGCCTCACGGCGACCGCTGTCCGCAGCGACCCCGACAGCCGTGACGACCGAGCCGGCTGGGGTGTGGTGCAGCCCTACGACGCCATCGTGATGCAGCCGGGCCCGGGGCTGCGCGGACCTGCGAGTCCGTTCCCCGGGAGCGAAGTCGCCGCACCGGAGCAGCCGGCGGCCGATCCCGTCACCGTGGTGCACAAGCCCGCGCCCGACGAGGAGGCGATCCTCTTCGGCACCACGGCCGCCGTCGGCGCGCTCATCGCGATCGGCGGCGCCGGGGCACTCGGGGTGTTCGTCTCACGGCGCCGGCAGGCGGCGACGTCCGCCCAGCAAGTGCGGCGCGGCGGCGGGCTCTACCGCGACGACGCGCCGCGCGACTGA
- a CDS encoding FHA domain-containing protein, with protein sequence MDDSSVVLTVVIVAAVLGGIVAAGWHVWYAIGLSRVLQERETEPWRAWVPIMNEAELFRLGNVDPVKAALLLVPFVNVYALILKIMAVHRINSEAGRGAGTTVLGVLLPPVWAAVLSGGRAPVAPQQPAVAPGRPAPVFAVAPPAQRPPGIPDAVVAPPVPPVAPTPMAPGAAPAVAPPAPAAGGYGPMRRGASPGVPAAPAAAVPPVPPPAAAPSAPAPAVSPVPPPAPAAAVPATPVVPPQITPSPAQPTPVLRAGAVEPEPAPLTRRARRGAEEAPAPIGWSLALPSGEVVAVAAAALVLGRNPRAAESGVQYVAVTDDARTVSKEHARLVWDGAAWTITDLGSTNGVSLLDASGVEQALEAGGSAPVTERFVLGDAVVHLRRAS encoded by the coding sequence GTGGATGACAGCTCGGTCGTGCTGACCGTCGTGATCGTCGCCGCCGTGCTCGGCGGCATCGTCGCCGCCGGTTGGCATGTCTGGTACGCCATCGGACTCTCTCGGGTGCTTCAGGAGCGCGAGACCGAGCCCTGGCGGGCCTGGGTGCCCATCATGAACGAGGCGGAGCTCTTCCGGCTCGGCAACGTCGATCCCGTGAAGGCCGCGCTGCTGCTCGTCCCCTTCGTGAACGTCTACGCGCTGATCCTGAAGATCATGGCCGTGCACCGGATCAACAGTGAGGCGGGCCGCGGCGCGGGAACGACCGTGCTCGGAGTGCTGCTGCCCCCGGTGTGGGCCGCGGTGCTCTCCGGGGGTCGCGCTCCTGTCGCACCCCAGCAGCCCGCGGTCGCACCCGGCCGACCCGCACCCGTGTTCGCCGTCGCCCCGCCGGCACAGCGCCCGCCCGGCATCCCTGATGCGGTCGTCGCGCCGCCCGTGCCGCCGGTCGCGCCCACTCCGATGGCTCCGGGCGCAGCCCCCGCGGTCGCACCCCCGGCGCCGGCCGCGGGCGGATACGGCCCCATGCGCCGCGGAGCGAGCCCGGGAGTTCCCGCGGCTCCCGCTGCAGCAGTGCCGCCCGTGCCGCCTCCCGCGGCTGCGCCCTCGGCCCCCGCGCCCGCCGTCTCGCCGGTGCCGCCGCCGGCACCCGCCGCTGCGGTGCCGGCGACTCCGGTCGTCCCGCCGCAGATCACGCCGTCGCCTGCCCAGCCCACGCCGGTGCTTCGCGCGGGAGCGGTCGAGCCCGAGCCGGCACCTCTCACGCGGCGCGCACGGCGCGGCGCCGAGGAGGCCCCTGCGCCCATCGGATGGTCGCTCGCGCTGCCCTCGGGCGAGGTCGTCGCCGTCGCCGCTGCGGCTCTCGTGCTCGGACGCAACCCGCGCGCAGCCGAGAGCGGCGTGCAGTACGTCGCGGTGACGGATGACGCCCGCACGGTGTCGAAGGAGCACGCGCGCCTCGTCTGGGACGGCGCCGCGTGGACCATCACCGACCTCGGCTCCACGAACGGCGTCAGCTTGCTGGACGCATCCGGCGTGGAGCAGGCGCTCGAGGCGGGCGGCTCGGCCCCGGTGACGGAGCGCTTCGTGCTCGGAGACGCCGTCGTGCACCTCCGCCGCGCGAGCTGA